A stretch of the Actinomycetota bacterium genome encodes the following:
- a CDS encoding ATP-binding protein yields MSSVTPRPRALPAVAALGIAVAALLILPSVVPQTPRSLAVTWDALTILCGLVGAGIISRSRGSEGQWRAAGPLALAVFSVAIVGAVFFIIEIQTPTPDFAPSTWDIGFLVIAGLFLLPLRDEYRAHFEHTDRREIVTDVALITAALACIAYLQIVPADANTATTLSAAVFAISAAAVFTGYGALALWVPSPAHIGMATVFVLLAGATLFLGDRWVDGTHVASEAGVPLAFALGGLVLGGLVAFLPQSGGPHAGVSARWGRPLLTSIAVAAACAALASVTVAALDNQVDATQTRVLIGLLAAAIALRILVNQVRSTRARREASTALEQKEAALAETDLALERVREANETLRTSEEHLRLVFEAAVDGIVELDGRDAILRCNDAFCRMVKLPRDVIEGQPWTAVAAAVDGADDSFTQLLVTGQGLLQREGQPLYLEARVSEIPSDPPVRLLLVRDVTAARVADQTIRSLFQFLQDRDEDRTRIMRRTNTAIESERNRIARDLHDGPVQGVSAASLSLEAALLMIKAGEFEDGVDILMKVRVELSEEADNLRRLMSGLRPPLLEERGLVPAIRETLSRFGDEQDVETVFNGNVQAEVPTDLETLAYRIVQEALSNAGKHAGASKLAVQIEADAGQLRLEVVDDGIGFDAAKARDYLRQGRVGLASMRERVELANGTFMVHSTPGKGTTILATLPLHRAGAREVAV; encoded by the coding sequence ATGTCTTCCGTCACCCCTCGTCCCCGTGCGCTCCCGGCGGTGGCCGCGCTCGGCATCGCGGTCGCGGCACTGCTGATCCTGCCGTCGGTCGTTCCACAGACCCCACGATCGCTCGCGGTCACCTGGGACGCGCTGACGATCCTGTGCGGCCTGGTCGGTGCCGGGATCATCTCCCGCAGCCGCGGGTCCGAGGGCCAGTGGCGAGCCGCGGGTCCGCTCGCCCTCGCGGTGTTCTCGGTCGCGATCGTGGGGGCCGTCTTCTTCATCATCGAGATCCAGACCCCGACACCGGACTTCGCCCCGAGCACGTGGGACATCGGGTTCCTCGTGATCGCCGGACTGTTCCTGCTGCCGCTGCGCGACGAGTACCGGGCGCACTTCGAACACACGGACCGCCGGGAGATCGTGACGGACGTGGCGCTCATCACCGCCGCCCTCGCGTGCATCGCCTACCTGCAGATCGTTCCCGCGGACGCGAACACCGCGACGACGCTCTCCGCGGCCGTGTTCGCGATCTCTGCGGCGGCCGTGTTCACCGGGTACGGAGCCCTCGCGCTGTGGGTCCCGAGTCCGGCCCACATCGGGATGGCCACGGTGTTCGTGCTGCTCGCGGGAGCCACCCTGTTCCTCGGCGACCGGTGGGTCGACGGCACCCACGTCGCGAGTGAGGCGGGGGTGCCGCTCGCCTTCGCCCTCGGCGGGCTGGTGCTCGGCGGGCTCGTCGCGTTCCTCCCCCAGAGCGGAGGGCCGCACGCCGGCGTCTCCGCACGGTGGGGCCGTCCGCTGCTGACCTCGATCGCGGTCGCCGCCGCGTGCGCGGCGCTCGCGAGCGTCACCGTCGCTGCGCTCGACAACCAGGTCGACGCCACGCAGACGCGAGTGCTGATCGGGCTGCTCGCCGCGGCGATCGCTCTGCGGATCCTCGTGAACCAGGTGCGGAGCACCCGGGCGCGGCGCGAGGCGAGCACCGCGCTCGAACAGAAGGAGGCGGCGCTCGCCGAGACCGACCTCGCGCTCGAACGCGTGCGCGAGGCGAACGAAACCCTGCGAACCTCCGAGGAACACCTGCGACTGGTGTTCGAGGCCGCGGTGGACGGTATCGTCGAGCTCGACGGGCGCGACGCGATCCTGCGCTGCAACGACGCGTTCTGCCGCATGGTGAAGCTGCCCCGCGACGTGATCGAGGGCCAGCCGTGGACGGCCGTCGCAGCGGCCGTCGACGGCGCAGACGACTCCTTCACCCAGCTGCTCGTGACCGGCCAGGGTCTGCTCCAACGGGAGGGCCAGCCCCTGTACCTGGAGGCGCGTGTGTCCGAGATCCCGAGCGACCCGCCGGTGCGCCTGCTGCTGGTGCGCGACGTGACCGCGGCGCGGGTTGCCGACCAGACGATCCGCTCGCTGTTCCAGTTCCTGCAGGACCGGGACGAGGACCGCACGCGCATCATGCGTCGAACGAACACAGCGATCGAGTCCGAGCGCAACCGGATCGCCCGCGATCTGCACGACGGCCCGGTGCAGGGTGTGTCGGCCGCATCGCTGTCGCTCGAGGCGGCGCTGCTGATGATCAAGGCCGGGGAGTTCGAGGACGGCGTCGACATCCTGATGAAGGTCCGCGTGGAGCTGTCGGAGGAGGCGGACAACCTCCGGCGTCTGATGTCCGGGTTGCGGCCCCCGCTGCTGGAGGAGCGCGGCCTGGTCCCGGCGATCCGCGAGACCCTCTCGAGGTTCGGCGACGAGCAGGACGTCGAGACGGTCTTCAACGGCAACGTGCAGGCCGAGGTCCCGACCGACCTCGAGACGCTCGCCTACCGGATCGTGCAGGAGGCCCTGTCGAACGCCGGCAAGCACGCGGGAGCGTCGAAGCTCGCGGTGCAGATCGAGGCCGACGCCGGCCAACTCCGGCTCGAGGTCGTCGACGACGGCATCGGGTTCGACGCGGCCAAGGCCCGCGACTACCTGCGCCAGGGCCGGGTCGGACTCGCCTCGATGCGCGAACGCGTCGAGCTCGCGAACGGCACCTTCATGGTGCACTCCACCCCCGGCAAGGGAACGACGATCCTCGCCACTCTGCCCCTGCATCGCGCCGGCGCTCGCGAAGTCGCGGTCTAG
- a CDS encoding response regulator transcription factor, with the protein MTIKVAIADDHSLVRQGLRRYLELADGIEVVGEAANGKELLTLIGESTPDIALVDIRMPEMDGLEAARLIREQFPTVGVIMLTAYDDRQFVVEAVRSGARGYVLKARDAEHLIQTVRLVAGGNMVIDPQLVVALAEELSQAKERDRRAETLTAREIEVLQLLAFGHTNRDIAERLYISPDTVKTHLEHIFEKLGASDRTAAVAEALRRRLIE; encoded by the coding sequence GTGACGATCAAGGTAGCCATCGCGGACGACCACTCGCTCGTGCGGCAGGGACTCCGGCGGTACTTGGAGCTCGCGGACGGGATCGAGGTCGTCGGTGAGGCGGCGAACGGCAAGGAGCTGCTCACCCTCATCGGTGAGAGCACCCCCGACATCGCCCTCGTCGACATCCGGATGCCGGAGATGGACGGCCTCGAGGCCGCCCGCTTGATCCGGGAACAGTTCCCCACCGTCGGCGTGATCATGCTGACCGCCTACGACGATCGGCAGTTCGTCGTCGAGGCAGTCCGCTCGGGCGCACGAGGGTACGTCCTCAAGGCGCGCGACGCGGAACACCTGATCCAGACGGTTCGGCTCGTGGCCGGCGGCAACATGGTGATCGATCCGCAACTCGTGGTCGCCCTCGCGGAGGAGCTCTCACAGGCCAAGGAGCGCGACCGGCGCGCCGAGACCCTGACGGCCAGGGAGATCGAGGTCCTCCAACTGCTCGCGTTCGGGCACACGAACCGGGATATCGCCGAGCGCCTCTACATCTCCCCGGACACGGTCAAGACCCACCTCGAGCACATCTTCGAGAAGCTGGGTGCATCCGACCGTACGGCCGCCGTGGCCGAGGCGCTTCGCCGTCGCCTGATCGAGTGA
- a CDS encoding glycosyltransferase 87 family protein: MRPSPPDDARDPHGNEPGPQSDPDPDDPEPASGHPRAQTGPARHGIGLGLVLACLCATLAIGAAAKEPCADGVWSDGRQYTRLCYSDIVALLGTEQLVTGSRLPYLDPCVVRETACDEYPVGSMYAMRVAAWLAPSTGPALEGAASSRSYAGFFYWNAAILALAAVAIAVALYLLVGGRRALFFALSPTLLIYGFVNWDLLAVAFATLGTLAYIERRDGWSGTMLGLGAAMKAYPALVAIPFVVGRFRDRRPVGGTKLAWATAGTWLAVNLPFMLLATSGWWEFFRFNSRRPPDWDSLWYIGCERIPGAAGLCERVSAVNALSLLLFVVVSVLVWRAKARRQPDFPRWTFGFALLVVFLLTNKVYSPQYGLWLLPWFALVLPDLRAFAAFSVADVAVFVTRFAFFGQTDPGIDGWVDAFTIGWFQLAVLLRAGVLVWCVARWVRRPTERLPAEQPDPAVLGTAAPLSAPA; this comes from the coding sequence ATGCGACCCTCCCCTCCCGACGACGCGCGCGACCCTCACGGGAACGAACCCGGCCCGCAGTCCGACCCCGACCCCGACGATCCCGAGCCCGCGTCCGGCCACCCACGCGCCCAGACAGGCCCCGCTCGCCACGGGATCGGGCTCGGACTGGTGCTCGCGTGCCTCTGCGCCACCCTCGCGATCGGCGCCGCCGCGAAGGAGCCCTGCGCCGACGGCGTCTGGAGCGACGGCCGCCAGTACACACGCCTGTGCTACTCCGACATCGTCGCGCTCCTGGGGACCGAACAGCTCGTCACCGGGAGTCGCCTGCCGTACCTCGACCCGTGTGTGGTTCGCGAGACGGCGTGCGACGAGTATCCGGTCGGATCGATGTATGCGATGCGCGTGGCGGCGTGGCTCGCTCCCTCGACCGGCCCCGCTCTCGAGGGAGCAGCCTCGTCGCGCAGCTACGCCGGGTTCTTCTATTGGAACGCCGCGATACTGGCCCTCGCGGCGGTCGCGATCGCCGTGGCGCTCTACCTGCTCGTGGGTGGCCGGCGCGCCTTGTTCTTCGCCCTGTCGCCGACCCTGCTGATCTACGGGTTCGTGAACTGGGACCTGCTCGCGGTCGCGTTCGCCACGCTCGGCACGCTCGCCTACATCGAACGGCGGGACGGGTGGTCGGGCACGATGCTCGGACTGGGCGCGGCGATGAAGGCCTACCCGGCGCTGGTGGCGATCCCGTTCGTGGTGGGACGCTTCCGTGACCGGCGCCCGGTCGGAGGAACGAAGCTCGCGTGGGCGACGGCGGGAACCTGGCTCGCGGTGAACCTGCCGTTCATGCTGCTCGCGACCTCCGGGTGGTGGGAGTTCTTCCGCTTCAACTCGCGACGTCCCCCCGACTGGGACAGCCTCTGGTACATCGGCTGCGAGCGGATCCCCGGAGCGGCCGGGTTATGCGAACGCGTGTCGGCGGTCAACGCGCTCTCGTTGCTGCTGTTCGTCGTCGTCTCGGTGCTGGTGTGGCGCGCCAAGGCGCGGCGCCAACCGGACTTCCCGCGCTGGACGTTCGGGTTCGCGCTCCTCGTGGTGTTCCTGCTTACGAACAAGGTCTATTCGCCCCAGTACGGTTTGTGGCTGCTGCCGTGGTTCGCGCTCGTGCTGCCGGACCTTCGCGCCTTCGCCGCCTTCTCGGTCGCCGACGTCGCCGTGTTCGTGACCCGCTTCGCGTTCTTCGGCCAGACCGACCCGGGGATCGACGGATGGGTCGACGCGTTCACGATCGGGTGGTTCCAGCTCGCGGTGCTGCTCCGCGCCGGCGTGCTCGTCTGGTGCGTGGCCCGCTGGGTGCGGCGCCCGACCGAGCGGCTCCCCGCGGAGCAGCCCGATCCGGCCGTTCTCGGAACCGCGGCCCCGCTGAGCGCTCCGGCGTGA
- a CDS encoding VOC family protein, whose amino-acid sequence MDLRLELVNVPVSDVDRAKEFYTRRVGFLEDNDVTVNDEIRFVQLTPPGSACSISILRGLTDAQPGSAQGLQLVVDDVGAARAALVEGGVEVSEVQEFPWGLFVFFSDPDGNGWNVQQIPENP is encoded by the coding sequence ATGGATCTGCGACTCGAACTGGTGAACGTGCCCGTCTCCGACGTCGACCGGGCGAAGGAGTTCTACACGCGGCGCGTGGGGTTCCTCGAGGACAACGACGTCACCGTCAACGACGAGATCCGCTTCGTCCAGCTGACCCCGCCCGGGTCGGCCTGCTCGATCTCGATCTTGCGCGGCCTCACCGACGCGCAGCCGGGATCGGCACAGGGCCTCCAGCTCGTCGTCGACGACGTCGGCGCCGCGCGCGCAGCTCTCGTCGAGGGAGGGGTCGAGGTGAGCGAGGTCCAGGAGTTCCCCTGGGGCTTGTTCGTGTTCTTCAGCGATCCCGACGGGAACGGCTGGAACGTCCAGCAGATCCCCGAGAACCCGTAG
- a CDS encoding MerR family transcriptional regulator, which translates to MRYRVEQLAAACEVSVDTVRYYQSRGLLPPPEREGRVAWYGPEHADRIRQVRWLQKKGLTLAAIRRVVTGELGPADADLAAAVAVARDAGGVSESDDDAELLDLEAFSARSGVPASLIQAVEREGIRFGRTVGGEPRYTTADIEMVRTALKLLEFGLPLGDLLALARSADDAMRGLAERAVELFDESVRKPIRDTASSDDAAAEHLVEAFRSLLPAVTELVARHFRRVLLETALAHIEKVGDAAEVEATRAESLRLERSP; encoded by the coding sequence GTGAGGTACCGCGTGGAACAGCTGGCCGCGGCCTGCGAGGTATCCGTGGACACGGTGCGGTACTACCAGTCGCGCGGGCTGCTCCCGCCGCCGGAGCGCGAGGGGCGAGTGGCGTGGTACGGCCCCGAGCACGCCGACCGGATCCGGCAGGTTCGGTGGCTGCAGAAGAAGGGCCTGACGCTCGCCGCGATCCGGCGCGTCGTGACCGGCGAGCTCGGGCCGGCCGACGCCGACCTCGCCGCCGCGGTCGCCGTCGCGCGCGACGCGGGGGGCGTGAGCGAGAGCGACGACGACGCCGAGCTGCTCGATCTCGAGGCGTTCTCCGCTCGCAGTGGGGTACCGGCGTCGCTGATCCAGGCGGTGGAACGCGAGGGGATCCGGTTCGGGCGCACGGTCGGCGGCGAGCCCCGGTACACCACGGCCGACATCGAGATGGTGCGTACCGCGCTCAAGCTGCTCGAGTTCGGGCTCCCGCTCGGAGACCTGCTCGCCCTCGCACGGAGCGCCGACGACGCGATGCGCGGGCTCGCCGAGCGCGCGGTCGAGCTGTTCGACGAGAGCGTACGCAAGCCGATCCGCGACACGGCCTCGTCCGACGATGCGGCGGCCGAGCACCTGGTCGAGGCGTTCCGCTCGCTGCTGCCCGCCGTAACCGAACTCGTCGCGCGACATTTCCGCCGGGTGCTGCTCGAGACCGCGCTCGCACACATCGAGAAGGTCGGCGACGCCGCCGAGGTCGAGGCGACCCGCGCCGAGTCGCTGCGATTGGAACGCTCCCCGTGA
- a CDS encoding ubiquinone/menaquinone biosynthesis methyltransferase, giving the protein MSSPLPGGKLPEGTDKARRVRGMFDTIAGRYDLVNRVMTFGMDVGWRRRAIRDLRLPGGALVADLACGTGDLCRELDTAGYRAVGFDFSFGMLAEARTRVPLVQADALALPLADGRIDGVTCGFALRNVVSLETLFAELARVVRPGGRIALLDASVPDNPALRIGHGVYFNRVVPLVGGLLSDREAYRYLPRSLAYLPPGPDLVTMLGVAGFDDAVRTQLGGGAAQLLTGTRR; this is encoded by the coding sequence GTGAGCTCCCCGCTGCCCGGTGGCAAGCTGCCGGAGGGAACGGACAAGGCGCGGCGCGTCCGTGGCATGTTCGACACGATCGCCGGGCGGTACGACCTCGTGAACCGGGTGATGACGTTCGGGATGGACGTGGGGTGGCGCCGCCGGGCGATCCGCGATCTGCGGCTGCCGGGTGGCGCTCTCGTTGCCGACCTGGCATGCGGCACGGGGGACCTGTGCCGCGAGCTCGACACCGCCGGGTACCGGGCGGTGGGATTCGATTTCTCGTTCGGCATGCTCGCCGAGGCACGGACCAGGGTTCCGTTGGTGCAGGCCGACGCGCTCGCCCTTCCGCTCGCAGACGGACGGATCGACGGGGTCACGTGCGGCTTCGCACTGCGTAACGTCGTCTCGCTCGAGACGCTGTTCGCCGAGCTCGCCCGCGTCGTGCGTCCCGGCGGGAGGATCGCGCTGCTCGACGCGTCCGTTCCCGACAACCCCGCGTTACGGATCGGCCACGGCGTCTATTTCAACCGGGTCGTTCCCCTCGTGGGAGGGCTGCTGTCCGATCGCGAGGCGTATCGCTACCTGCCACGTTCCCTCGCCTACCTCCCACCGGGCCCGGACCTGGTCACGATGCTCGGAGTCGCGGGGTTCGACGACGCAGTGCGGACACAGCTCGGCGGAGGCGCGGCGCAGCTGCTCACCGGAACCCGGCGTTGA
- a CDS encoding isochorismate synthase: protein MPRSERLGPAFDLLGAYRPDGFFLERAGVGLCTWGAVDRVAADGGARRTTRLADAVADRLAAIGEVPDGPGPVAVGALPFAPDVPAHLTVASHVVSRGDDGVASRLDLADKDDAVSSDRWVGRAFPHEAFSAPHVTAVPEPSVYASMIARAVERIGDRALDKVVLARTLTVDANRELDPRQLLQRARSVDPECYAFAAPVAGGAILVGASPELLVRKDGPIVSLNPLAGSAPRAGDPAADRRNADGLLASDKEREEHGIVVRSLAAALAPLCDDLDVPDEPELLATANVWHLSTRIGGRVRSDVDSVLRLVDAIHPTAAVGGEPTPAALATITELEPFDRGCYAGPIGWVDAAGDGAWAIALRCAELSGSTARLFAGAGIVAGSDPIQEVEETERKFRALLDALRWG from the coding sequence GTGCCCCGTTCCGAGCGCCTGGGGCCCGCGTTCGACCTCTTGGGCGCTTACCGACCCGATGGGTTCTTCCTGGAACGGGCCGGGGTCGGGCTCTGCACGTGGGGCGCGGTGGACCGTGTCGCGGCCGACGGCGGAGCCCGTCGCACGACTCGGCTCGCCGACGCCGTGGCCGACCGGCTCGCCGCGATCGGGGAGGTCCCCGACGGGCCGGGTCCGGTGGCCGTCGGGGCCTTGCCGTTCGCACCGGACGTCCCCGCGCACCTGACCGTCGCGTCGCACGTGGTGTCGCGCGGCGACGACGGGGTGGCCTCGCGCCTCGATCTCGCCGACAAGGACGATGCAGTCTCGTCGGATCGATGGGTCGGCCGGGCGTTCCCTCACGAGGCGTTCTCCGCCCCGCACGTGACGGCCGTTCCCGAGCCGAGCGTGTACGCGTCCATGATCGCCCGCGCGGTCGAACGGATCGGTGATCGGGCGCTGGACAAGGTCGTCCTCGCTCGCACGTTGACGGTCGATGCGAACCGTGAGCTCGATCCCCGGCAGCTCCTCCAGCGCGCGCGGTCGGTCGATCCCGAGTGCTACGCGTTCGCCGCCCCGGTCGCCGGCGGTGCGATTCTCGTCGGCGCCTCGCCCGAACTGCTCGTGCGCAAGGACGGACCGATCGTGTCACTGAACCCGCTGGCCGGTTCCGCCCCGCGCGCGGGGGATCCGGCAGCCGACCGGCGCAACGCGGACGGGTTGCTCGCCTCGGACAAGGAACGAGAGGAACACGGGATCGTCGTGCGCTCGCTCGCCGCCGCCCTCGCGCCTCTGTGCGACGACCTCGACGTGCCCGACGAGCCGGAGCTGCTCGCCACCGCGAACGTCTGGCACCTCTCGACGCGGATCGGAGGACGGGTGCGCTCGGACGTGGACAGCGTGCTCCGTCTCGTCGACGCGATCCATCCGACGGCAGCGGTCGGGGGCGAGCCGACACCCGCCGCGCTCGCGACGATCACCGAGCTCGAGCCGTTCGATCGCGGCTGCTACGCAGGCCCGATCGGCTGGGTCGACGCGGCGGGCGACGGCGCGTGGGCGATCGCGCTCCGCTGCGCCGAGCTGTCGGGGTCGACCGCTCGGTTGTTCGCCGGGGCCGGTATCGTGGCAGGCTCCGATCCCATCCAGGAGGTCGAGGAGACCGAGCGGAAGTTCCGCGCCCTGCTCGATGCTCTCCGATGGGGATAG
- a CDS encoding spermidine/putrescine ABC transporter substrate-binding protein — MDNEQGTTRNGLSRRDLFRTAGRGLAGITLAQILAACGNDDTPAPSATGSGGGFDWAAQRETGSFRWANWPLYMDQERVGGEVTYPTLDDFQEKTGSEVIYDTVINDYASFFAKIEPLLAAGDDPGYDLITMGYPRWLPLMMALDYALELDQDALTNFYRYAAPSYTERSYDPGNRFSIPYQSGITGIGYNPELTGREITSLNDLFDPAFAGKVGMFGDTEDLPNLTLLSIGVDPETSTEADWTEAANRLIDQRDAGIVRQYFGQGYIGALQSGDVALTMAWAPDVLISQNSGYPELEFVVPEEGGLLWTDSLMIPVGARSPLDAMTFIDFLYQPEVAAQITAWVQTVPPVPEAQDVLIREGMEDVARDPLVFPTDEMYSRLHGYRVLDAEQQETWNDLFVPVVQS, encoded by the coding sequence ATGGATAACGAGCAGGGCACCACGCGCAACGGCCTTTCCCGACGGGATCTGTTCCGAACTGCGGGTAGAGGACTCGCCGGGATCACGCTCGCGCAGATCCTCGCGGCATGCGGCAACGACGACACCCCCGCGCCCAGCGCGACCGGCTCCGGCGGCGGGTTCGACTGGGCGGCGCAGCGCGAGACCGGATCGTTCCGATGGGCGAACTGGCCGCTGTACATGGATCAGGAGCGCGTCGGCGGGGAGGTCACCTACCCGACGCTGGACGACTTCCAGGAGAAGACCGGGAGCGAGGTCATCTACGACACCGTGATCAACGACTACGCGAGCTTCTTCGCGAAGATCGAGCCGCTCCTCGCTGCCGGCGACGACCCCGGCTACGACCTGATCACGATGGGCTACCCGCGGTGGCTGCCGTTGATGATGGCGCTGGACTACGCGCTCGAGCTCGACCAGGACGCGTTGACGAACTTCTACAGATACGCGGCGCCGAGCTACACGGAACGTTCCTACGATCCCGGCAATCGGTTCAGCATCCCGTATCAGTCGGGGATCACGGGGATCGGCTACAACCCGGAGCTGACGGGACGGGAGATCACGAGCTTGAACGATCTGTTCGACCCGGCGTTCGCCGGGAAGGTCGGCATGTTCGGCGACACCGAGGACCTTCCCAACCTCACGCTCCTCAGCATCGGGGTCGACCCTGAGACCTCCACAGAAGCCGACTGGACGGAGGCCGCCAACCGGTTGATCGACCAGCGCGATGCCGGGATCGTGCGCCAATACTTCGGCCAGGGTTACATCGGCGCCCTGCAGAGCGGTGACGTCGCGCTCACCATGGCCTGGGCCCCCGACGTGCTGATCTCGCAGAACTCCGGCTACCCGGAACTCGAGTTCGTCGTGCCGGAGGAAGGCGGGCTCCTGTGGACCGACAGCCTGATGATCCCCGTCGGCGCTCGATCGCCGCTCGACGCGATGACGTTCATCGATTTCCTGTACCAACCGGAGGTCGCCGCGCAGATCACGGCCTGGGTGCAGACGGTTCCCCCCGTGCCCGAGGCGCAGGACGTGTTGATCCGGGAAGGGATGGAAGACGTGGCGAGAGACCCGCTCGTGTTCCCGACCGACGAGATGTATTCCCGACTGCACGGCTATCGCGTGCTCGACGCGGAACAACAGGAGACGTGGAACGACCTCTTCGTCCCCGTCGTGCAGTCGTGA
- a CDS encoding XRE family transcriptional regulator, whose amino-acid sequence MVDTERPAEEHAEPRIGTKLRAARQARGMTIAVLAGAAGLSNGFISLLERDETNASVPTLLRLCSILGVRIGSLFDEPRTNLLRKAEREAANFGGFGIQDVVLTPRWERRLQVLESQIEPRGRSGDEPHAFDADAELIYVLRGSLSLTIGGTTERLRAGDVFLLDPKEPHTWENPSTSASATVLWIITPASL is encoded by the coding sequence ATGGTCGACACCGAGCGCCCTGCCGAGGAACATGCCGAGCCGCGGATCGGCACGAAGCTCCGTGCCGCGCGCCAGGCACGAGGGATGACGATCGCGGTGCTGGCCGGCGCCGCCGGACTGTCGAACGGATTCATCAGCTTGCTCGAGCGAGACGAGACGAACGCCTCGGTGCCCACCCTGCTCCGGCTGTGTTCGATCCTCGGCGTTCGCATCGGATCGTTGTTCGACGAACCGCGTACCAACCTGCTGCGCAAGGCGGAGCGAGAGGCCGCCAATTTCGGCGGCTTCGGGATCCAGGACGTCGTTCTCACTCCGCGATGGGAGCGGCGTCTTCAGGTGCTGGAATCGCAGATCGAGCCACGAGGCCGCAGCGGCGACGAACCGCACGCCTTCGACGCCGACGCGGAGTTGATCTACGTGCTCCGCGGATCGCTCAGCCTCACGATCGGGGGGACCACCGAGCGGCTCCGAGCCGGCGACGTCTTCCTCCTCGACCCGAAGGAACCACATACCTGGGAGAACCCATCGACGAGCGCATCGGCAACCGTACTGTGGATCATCACGCCGGCGTCTCTTTAG
- a CDS encoding VOC family protein, translating to MSDTVTHRARSLDHVSVTTTDLDASIAFYRDVLGLALLGRGVADEPEIGEIMGAEGAHLEWAECDLGRNQVLELIRFDHPTGRTRRGPLWEPGATHIGIGVDDIEAVHARCASAGIETRSGPVTLTEEGDWNGVRVLYAVDPDGTWIELVQRPRGA from the coding sequence ATGAGCGACACCGTTACCCATCGCGCGCGTTCCCTGGATCACGTGTCGGTCACCACGACCGACCTCGACGCCTCGATCGCCTTCTATCGCGATGTCCTCGGGCTCGCACTCCTCGGGCGAGGCGTCGCCGACGAGCCCGAGATCGGGGAGATAATGGGCGCCGAGGGGGCGCACCTCGAGTGGGCGGAATGCGATCTGGGCAGGAACCAGGTGCTGGAACTGATCCGCTTCGACCACCCGACCGGTCGGACGAGACGAGGACCGCTGTGGGAGCCGGGAGCCACCCATATCGGCATCGGTGTCGACGACATCGAGGCCGTGCACGCTCGGTGCGCTTCGGCAGGGATCGAGACGCGGAGCGGACCGGTCACCCTCACCGAAGAAGGCGACTGGAACGGGGTGCGGGTCCTCTACGCGGTCGATCCCGACGGCACCTGGATCGAACTCGTGCAACGACCGCGGGGCGCCTGA
- a CDS encoding glucose 1-dehydrogenase, whose product MGRLDGKVALISGAGGGMGHAHAHRFAEEGAHVVVGDIDEAGAADTATSVRHHGEAEHLHLDVTDAASWERAIATAEERFGKLDVLVNNAGIISEGGAVDEPEEDWHRVLGVNQTGVFLGMKHAVPAMRRAGGGAIVNISSTLGVVGAEEYIAYQATKGAVRQMTKSAALSYVGDGIRVNTICPGFIRTPMTDALDDEIHEHDIGMTPMGRAGAPEEVSNAVLFLASDEASFITGAELYVDGGYLAQ is encoded by the coding sequence ATGGGTCGCCTGGACGGGAAGGTCGCCCTGATCTCCGGCGCCGGCGGAGGGATGGGGCACGCGCATGCACACCGGTTCGCCGAGGAGGGCGCGCACGTCGTCGTCGGAGACATCGACGAGGCAGGCGCCGCCGACACGGCCACGAGCGTTCGCCACCACGGCGAGGCCGAGCATCTCCATCTCGACGTCACCGACGCGGCGTCGTGGGAACGAGCGATCGCCACCGCCGAGGAGCGGTTCGGCAAACTCGACGTACTGGTGAACAACGCAGGGATCATCAGCGAGGGCGGGGCGGTCGACGAGCCCGAGGAGGACTGGCATCGTGTGCTCGGCGTCAATCAGACCGGCGTTTTCCTCGGGATGAAGCACGCGGTCCCCGCGATGCGACGCGCCGGGGGCGGGGCGATCGTGAACATCTCCTCGACGCTCGGTGTGGTCGGAGCCGAGGAGTACATCGCGTACCAGGCGACGAAGGGAGCCGTCCGTCAGATGACGAAGTCGGCGGCCCTGTCCTACGTCGGGGACGGGATCCGCGTGAACACGATCTGCCCGGGGTTCATCCGGACTCCGATGACCGACGCCCTCGACGACGAGATCCACGAGCACGACATCGGCATGACCCCCATGGGAAGGGCGGGCGCGCCGGAGGAAGTCTCGAACGCGGTCCTGTTCCTCGCGTCGGACGAGGCCTCGTTCATCACGGGCGCCGAGCTCTACGTCGACGGGGGGTATCTCGCGCAATGA